The proteins below come from a single Desulfitobacterium metallireducens DSM 15288 genomic window:
- the leuB gene encoding 3-isopropylmalate dehydrogenase, producing MPKIAVLPGDGIGQEIIPEAVKVLKTVLANSPEDFEFKEYWVGGTAIDKCGKALPEETLKGCEEADAVLLGAVGGPKWDHLPAAERPETAALLGLRKGLEFYANIRPVKMLVSLIDSSTLKKEIVENVDMVVIRELTGGVYFGEKKRIDNPLSAYDMMSYSAPEIERIVRLAFEIAQNRRKKVCSVDKANVLETSRLWREIAIKVSKDFPEVELSHLYVDNAAMQLVRYPEQFDVIVTENMFGDILTDLASMLGGSIGMLSSASMNGKKGMYEPAHGSAPDIAGKNLANPLATILSAALMLRNTFGLEEEAQKIEAAVTKVLAQGYRTADLARPGDKRMGTKEMGDAVVAAL from the coding sequence ATGCCTAAAATTGCAGTACTACCTGGAGATGGTATCGGACAAGAAATCATTCCTGAGGCAGTTAAAGTTTTAAAGACTGTCTTGGCGAATTCTCCGGAAGACTTCGAGTTTAAAGAGTATTGGGTTGGCGGTACCGCTATCGATAAATGTGGAAAAGCTTTACCTGAGGAAACCTTAAAAGGCTGCGAAGAAGCAGATGCTGTTCTGCTCGGTGCAGTAGGCGGACCGAAGTGGGATCACCTTCCTGCTGCAGAGCGCCCAGAAACAGCAGCTCTACTTGGCTTAAGAAAAGGGCTAGAGTTCTACGCCAATATTCGCCCTGTTAAAATGTTAGTAAGTTTGATTGATTCTTCAACACTAAAAAAAGAAATAGTGGAGAACGTTGATATGGTTGTCATTCGGGAACTTACGGGAGGCGTTTATTTTGGGGAGAAGAAGAGAATTGATAATCCTCTCTCCGCTTATGACATGATGTCTTATTCTGCTCCTGAAATTGAGCGGATTGTCCGTTTAGCTTTCGAAATCGCTCAAAATCGCCGGAAAAAAGTGTGTTCGGTTGATAAAGCGAATGTCCTCGAAACCTCGCGTCTCTGGAGAGAGATTGCAATCAAAGTCTCGAAAGATTTCCCAGAAGTAGAGCTATCCCATTTGTATGTTGATAATGCGGCAATGCAACTCGTTCGTTATCCCGAGCAGTTTGACGTTATTGTTACGGAGAATATGTTTGGAGATATCCTTACTGACTTAGCTTCAATGTTAGGTGGTTCGATTGGAATGTTGTCTTCAGCAAGCATGAATGGTAAAAAGGGAATGTATGAACCCGCTCACGGCTCGGCACCAGATATTGCCGGTAAGAATCTTGCTAATCCTTTAGCTACGATTCTATCTGCAGCTTTAATGCTGAGAAATACATTTGGACTTGAGGAAGAAGCACAAAAGATCGAAGCAGCGGTTACTAAAGTTCTCGCTCAAGGCTATCGAACGGCGGATCTTGCTCGTCCAGGGGATAAACGTATGGGGACAAAGGAAATGGGTGATGCCGTAGTCGCAGCACTGTAA
- the ilvC gene encoding ketol-acid reductoisomerase, with translation MAKMYYDSDANLEVLAKKTIAIMGYGSQGHAHAQNLHDSGLDVIVGLREGSRRWKQAEEAGLKVMTVSQAAEKADVVMILLPDEKQAEVYDTQIKQYMTPGKALAFAHGFNIHFGQIIPSSDIDVFMIAPKGPGHMVRRTYEEGAGVPCLIAVHQDATGKAHDIGMAYAKGIGGTRGGVLQTTFKEETETDLFGEQAVLCGGVTELMKAGFETLVNAGYQPESAYFECLHEMKLIVDLINEGGFGWMRYSISDTAQYGDQMIGKRIITDETRKEMKKVLEEIQDGTFAKNWLMENKVGRPQFNAIARREQEHQLEKVGAEIRSMMPWLKKH, from the coding sequence ATGGCAAAAATGTATTATGATTCAGATGCAAATTTAGAAGTACTCGCAAAGAAAACGATTGCGATTATGGGTTACGGAAGTCAAGGACATGCACATGCTCAAAATCTTCATGACTCAGGATTAGACGTTATCGTTGGTCTACGCGAAGGCTCTCGTCGGTGGAAACAAGCTGAAGAAGCAGGATTAAAAGTTATGACTGTTTCTCAAGCTGCTGAAAAAGCGGATGTAGTCATGATACTCCTTCCAGATGAAAAACAAGCTGAAGTTTATGATACCCAAATCAAACAATATATGACCCCTGGTAAAGCTCTTGCCTTTGCACACGGTTTCAATATTCATTTTGGACAAATCATTCCTTCAAGTGATATTGATGTCTTCATGATTGCTCCAAAGGGCCCAGGGCATATGGTTCGCAGAACTTATGAAGAAGGTGCTGGAGTTCCTTGCTTGATCGCAGTTCATCAAGATGCTACGGGTAAAGCGCATGACATAGGAATGGCTTATGCCAAAGGAATCGGTGGTACACGAGGCGGAGTTTTGCAAACAACCTTTAAAGAAGAGACTGAAACCGACCTCTTTGGTGAACAAGCTGTTCTTTGCGGTGGAGTTACCGAACTGATGAAAGCCGGCTTTGAAACTTTGGTTAATGCGGGTTATCAACCAGAAAGCGCTTATTTTGAGTGTCTACATGAAATGAAATTGATTGTAGATTTAATCAATGAAGGTGGATTTGGCTGGATGCGTTATTCCATTTCCGATACGGCTCAATATGGAGACCAAATGATCGGTAAACGGATTATTACAGATGAAACTCGTAAGGAAATGAAGAAAGTTCTCGAAGAAATTCAAGATGGAACCTTCGCCAAGAATTGGTTAATGGAAAACAAAGTAGGTCGTCCTCAATTCAATGCTATTGCCCGTCGCGAACAAGAGCATCAACTCGAAAAAGTCGGTGCTGAAATTCGTAGCATGATGCCTTGGTTGAAAAAACACTAA
- a CDS encoding rhodanese-like domain-containing protein, which produces MKAKSKSMRSKSLMFSFLLLLGFGMIFLSGCSNSQSTAGQDPPKANSSQEQANVNQTATTMIPDTAKVSTDELDAAMQANKGWQLIDVRESREFAAGHIKLAINRPLADLKNNLNQISKDKEIVLIDLNGSRSESAWQILVDSGYDKNKVKVLTGGMLYWNGIISSAGSNSVNNSSSGSAATAPKPEVQGVVGGC; this is translated from the coding sequence TTGAAAGCTAAGTCGAAGTCAATGAGATCGAAGAGTTTAATGTTTAGTTTTCTGTTGTTACTAGGTTTTGGCATGATTTTTTTATCCGGCTGCAGCAACAGTCAATCAACGGCGGGGCAGGATCCGCCAAAGGCTAATAGCAGCCAAGAACAGGCGAATGTTAACCAGACTGCCACTACCATGATTCCTGATACTGCTAAGGTATCGACCGATGAGTTGGATGCTGCTATGCAAGCTAATAAAGGGTGGCAGTTGATTGACGTTCGGGAATCCAGAGAATTTGCAGCAGGGCATATCAAGTTGGCGATTAATAGACCTTTGGCTGACTTGAAAAACAACCTTAACCAAATTAGTAAGGACAAAGAAATTGTACTAATCGATCTTAATGGTAGTCGTTCTGAGTCAGCGTGGCAAATATTGGTAGATAGCGGTTACGATAAAAACAAAGTTAAAGTTTTAACCGGGGGCATGCTGTACTGGAACGGTATTATCAGTTCAGCAGGTAGTAATAGCGTTAACAATAGTAGTAGCGGTAGTGCTGCGACAGCGCCTAAGCCTGAAGTCCAAGGAGTGGTTGGCGGTTGTTAA
- the leuC gene encoding 3-isopropylmalate dehydratase large subunit, whose amino-acid sequence MGMTITEKILADHAGLTEVVPGQLITGKLDLALANDITGPVAIQEFAKFETDKVWDPAKVALVPDHFTPNKDIASAELSKSLRVFAKNQKIVHYWEQGRVGIEHCLLPEQGVTLPGDVIIGADSHTCTYGALGAFATGVGSTDLAAGLATGEAWFRVPESIKFIFKGQNFQPWVGGKDLILYTIGKIGVDGARYKAMEFSGEGIAALSMDNRFTICNMAIEAGAKNGIIVADEKTLAYVKERAQRPFKVYESDPDAQYSEVFEFNVADIPLQVAFPHLPENSKAVEEARGIKIDQVVIGSCTNGRLEDLRIAAEILRGKSVHPDVRLIVIPGTQNIYKQAMKEGLIDIFIDAGAVVSTPTCGPCLGGYMGILAKGERALSTTNRNFVGRMGHPESEVYLSGPAVAAASAVKGEIVHPQEVA is encoded by the coding sequence GTGGGTATGACAATTACAGAAAAAATCTTAGCTGATCATGCCGGACTTACGGAAGTTGTTCCAGGACAATTAATTACAGGAAAGCTTGATCTTGCACTAGCAAATGATATTACCGGTCCAGTAGCGATTCAAGAATTTGCAAAGTTTGAAACGGATAAAGTGTGGGATCCGGCAAAGGTTGCTTTGGTTCCCGATCATTTTACCCCAAACAAAGATATTGCCTCAGCAGAATTGAGTAAATCCTTGCGCGTGTTTGCCAAAAATCAAAAAATTGTGCATTACTGGGAACAAGGACGAGTAGGGATTGAACATTGCCTTCTTCCTGAACAAGGGGTAACGCTTCCTGGAGATGTTATCATTGGTGCAGATTCACACACCTGTACTTATGGAGCACTGGGTGCTTTCGCTACGGGTGTAGGTAGCACTGACTTAGCAGCTGGATTGGCAACAGGCGAAGCTTGGTTTCGCGTTCCGGAATCGATAAAATTTATATTTAAGGGTCAAAACTTTCAACCTTGGGTTGGAGGGAAAGACCTGATTCTTTATACCATTGGCAAGATTGGTGTTGATGGCGCTCGGTACAAGGCGATGGAATTCTCTGGAGAGGGAATTGCGGCTCTGTCAATGGATAATCGTTTCACAATTTGTAATATGGCTATTGAAGCTGGGGCGAAGAATGGAATTATCGTCGCGGATGAGAAGACGCTCGCTTATGTGAAGGAGCGTGCCCAACGTCCGTTTAAGGTCTATGAAAGCGATCCTGATGCACAATACTCAGAGGTATTTGAATTTAATGTTGCTGATATTCCGCTCCAAGTAGCATTCCCTCATCTGCCAGAGAATTCGAAAGCCGTTGAAGAAGCACGCGGAATAAAGATCGACCAAGTCGTTATTGGTTCTTGTACGAATGGACGGCTGGAAGATCTGAGGATTGCAGCCGAAATTTTACGTGGGAAGAGCGTTCATCCTGATGTTCGTCTCATCGTAATTCCAGGGACGCAAAATATTTATAAGCAAGCCATGAAGGAAGGATTAATCGACATCTTTATTGATGCCGGAGCGGTTGTGAGTACTCCGACTTGTGGACCTTGTCTTGGTGGATATATGGGGATCCTTGCCAAGGGCGAGCGTGCCTTGTCGACGACGAACCGTAATTTTGTGGGTCGGATGGGACATCCCGAAAGTGAAGTTTATCTTTCTGGCCCAGCAGTTGCTGCAGCATCCGCTGTTAAAGGCGAAATTGTACATCCACAGGAGGTGGCGTAA
- a CDS encoding glutamate-5-semialdehyde dehydrogenase, which translates to MSEFDSVLLNIGLNAKNAARKLGYIGTAAKNEALTEMANALILHEEEILQANSRDIVAAEKKGIKKSLVNRLRLSSEGIHQISEALLDVVHLADPVGEGEFWTRPNGLRMQKMRVPLGVVAMIYEARPNVTVDAAALCLKSGNAVILRGGSEAIESNKVLARVIAKAAESKGMPVGTIQLVEETSHEWVHQIIKMNQYIDVVIPRGGEGLIKTVVQNATVPVIETGTGICHAYVEKEADIKKAIPIVINSKTQKPGVCNALETLLVDQCIAESFLPLMGEELEKHNVEIRGCAETCRILPYAVPATEEDWATEYLDLIISVRVVKNVDEAMDHIYQYSTKHSETIITENYSIAQRFQREVDAAAVYVNASTRFTDGGRFGFGAEIGISTQKLHARGPMGLKELTTVKYLIYGDGHIVP; encoded by the coding sequence ATGAGCGAGTTTGATTCTGTACTTCTGAATATTGGACTGAACGCAAAAAACGCTGCGCGTAAATTGGGCTATATTGGGACAGCAGCCAAAAATGAAGCGCTTACAGAAATGGCAAACGCTTTGATTCTTCATGAAGAGGAAATTCTTCAGGCTAACAGCAGGGATATTGTTGCAGCTGAGAAGAAAGGAATCAAGAAAAGCTTAGTGAATCGTTTGCGCTTAAGCTCAGAAGGAATTCATCAAATTAGCGAAGCTTTACTCGATGTGGTCCATTTAGCGGATCCCGTTGGAGAGGGTGAATTTTGGACACGTCCTAATGGGTTAAGGATGCAGAAGATGAGAGTTCCGCTTGGGGTTGTGGCCATGATTTATGAGGCAAGACCCAATGTCACTGTTGATGCAGCGGCGCTTTGCTTAAAATCTGGGAATGCCGTGATTTTAAGAGGAGGCTCCGAGGCGATTGAAAGCAATAAAGTGTTAGCACGCGTTATTGCTAAGGCAGCAGAAAGTAAAGGGATGCCCGTAGGAACAATTCAACTCGTTGAAGAAACGTCACATGAATGGGTTCATCAAATTATTAAAATGAATCAGTATATCGATGTCGTTATACCTAGAGGTGGAGAAGGGTTAATCAAAACTGTGGTACAAAATGCAACTGTGCCAGTAATTGAGACAGGAACAGGAATTTGCCATGCCTATGTTGAGAAGGAAGCGGATATCAAGAAAGCAATCCCCATTGTGATCAATTCGAAAACTCAGAAACCTGGAGTTTGTAATGCCTTGGAGACTCTCCTTGTGGATCAGTGTATTGCTGAATCATTTTTACCCTTAATGGGTGAAGAATTGGAGAAGCATAACGTTGAAATTCGTGGCTGTGCGGAAACCTGTAGAATTCTTCCTTATGCAGTTCCAGCGACTGAAGAGGATTGGGCGACAGAGTATCTCGATTTGATCATCAGTGTTAGAGTTGTTAAAAATGTAGATGAAGCAATGGATCATATCTATCAATATAGTACCAAGCACTCTGAAACAATAATTACAGAAAACTATAGTATCGCTCAGAGATTCCAAAGGGAAGTGGATGCAGCAGCAGTATATGTCAATGCATCAACGCGATTTACGGATGGTGGACGCTTCGGTTTTGGCGCAGAAATTGGGATAAGTACTCAGAAACTTCATGCGCGTGGTCCTATGGGCTTAAAAGAATTAACGACTGTCAAATATCTCATTTATGGCGATGGGCATATTGTGCCTTAA
- the proB gene encoding glutamate 5-kinase: MSRRIVIKIGSSSLNHPTGGLDDTAIENIVKVISEICTQGIECILVSSGAVAAGVGKLGLSSKPKDIAGKQAVASIGQGVLIEKYAQVLDNYDLVGAQVLLSRIDLADSSRYKNAQNTLEQLLKFKAIPIINENDTVAVEELCFGDNDRLSALVAGIVHADLLVIFTDVDGLYTSNPKTHPGARLIEKVEDITKVKGLAGGAGSKLGTGGMITKIKAAEIATRFGIGTYLVNSSRMKDLPAYFKGENLLGTYFVPTTHRLVGKKRWIAYGGLSEGSIIIDEGAVKALAKEGKSLLATGIIGVEGEWERKELIRIVNAKGMEIGRGLVELSSEEVICTQGKHSEEVLRLIPDLEGYEIVHRDNMTLMV; encoded by the coding sequence GTGAGCCGAAGAATCGTTATTAAAATCGGAAGTAGTAGTTTGAATCATCCTACGGGTGGTTTAGATGATACCGCCATTGAAAATATCGTTAAGGTAATCTCTGAAATATGTACCCAGGGTATTGAATGCATCCTTGTTAGCTCTGGTGCTGTCGCGGCTGGGGTGGGTAAGCTAGGCCTCTCATCAAAACCTAAAGATATTGCAGGTAAGCAGGCAGTGGCTTCGATTGGACAAGGGGTTTTGATTGAAAAATATGCTCAGGTACTTGATAACTACGACTTGGTTGGTGCCCAAGTCTTACTCTCAAGAATTGATTTAGCCGATTCATCACGTTACAAAAACGCCCAAAATACATTAGAACAATTGCTTAAATTTAAAGCAATCCCGATTATTAATGAAAATGACACAGTCGCTGTTGAAGAGCTTTGTTTTGGTGATAATGATCGGCTTTCTGCGCTTGTCGCAGGAATTGTCCACGCCGATTTGCTAGTTATCTTTACGGATGTCGACGGCCTCTATACGTCAAATCCCAAGACCCACCCAGGCGCTCGCTTGATTGAAAAGGTTGAAGATATTACAAAAGTAAAAGGACTTGCTGGCGGTGCGGGATCCAAGTTGGGCACAGGTGGGATGATTACCAAGATTAAAGCTGCTGAAATTGCAACACGGTTCGGTATTGGAACCTATCTCGTGAATTCTAGTCGGATGAAAGATTTGCCCGCGTATTTTAAAGGAGAAAATTTATTAGGTACCTATTTTGTTCCTACTACTCATCGTTTGGTGGGGAAGAAAAGATGGATCGCTTATGGCGGACTTTCTGAAGGGAGTATCATTATTGACGAAGGAGCAGTTAAAGCATTAGCTAAAGAGGGTAAAAGTCTCCTTGCTACAGGGATTATCGGTGTTGAGGGAGAATGGGAGAGAAAAGAACTTATCCGGATAGTTAATGCCAAAGGAATGGAAATTGGTCGTGGCTTAGTGGAATTAAGTAGCGAAGAGGTTATCTGCACCCAGGGTAAACATTCTGAAGAAGTGTTAAGGCTTATCCCTGATCTCGAGGGATATGAAATTGTACACCGAGATAATATGACGTTAATGGTATGA
- a CDS encoding 2-isopropylmalate synthase: MRQIDIFDTTLRDGEQSPGVALNPGEKVQIARQLAKLGVNVIEAGFPIASPGDFEAVKRIAEEVRQVSICALARTQAQDIERAWEAILKAESPRIHTFIATSPIHMQYKLKKSPDAVLEQAVAGVKLAKSKVADIEFSAEDASRSDVDFLGRVFSAAIKAGATVLNIPDTVGYATPDEFAQFLRAVMERTEGIEKVKVSVHCHNDLGLAVANSLVAVQAGVHQLEGAINGIGERAGNAAVEELAMALKTRRDQYQVETTINSKEIARTSQMVSRLTGMIVQPNKAIVGKNAFAHESGIHQDGVLKERSTYEIMSPDSIGLDMDTIVLGKHSGRHAVRERLTELGLEVDEARMDEVFKEFKLLAERKKEVTSADLFSLVDTHVHDVPEITLEYLQVSSGTQIVPTSTLGLNYKGQRFEDAACGDGPVDAAYKAIDKILGIDHKLLRYALQAIDGGEDAQGEVTISVQFNEHTVGGRGVSTDIIESSIKAYIQAVNRASERGWISIKIGGN, from the coding sequence ATGCGCCAAATCGATATTTTTGATACGACATTAAGGGATGGAGAGCAATCTCCGGGTGTGGCCTTAAATCCTGGTGAAAAAGTGCAGATCGCTCGGCAACTCGCAAAGCTAGGTGTCAATGTTATTGAAGCCGGATTTCCTATCGCTTCGCCAGGAGATTTTGAAGCGGTTAAACGAATAGCAGAGGAGGTCCGTCAAGTTTCAATCTGTGCTTTGGCGAGAACCCAAGCGCAAGATATTGAGAGAGCTTGGGAAGCAATTTTAAAGGCGGAAAGCCCGAGGATTCATACATTTATCGCAACTTCTCCGATTCATATGCAGTATAAATTGAAGAAATCTCCTGACGCTGTGTTGGAACAAGCGGTGGCTGGGGTTAAACTGGCAAAATCCAAGGTAGCAGACATTGAATTTAGCGCAGAGGATGCTTCACGCAGTGATGTCGATTTTCTGGGGCGCGTATTCTCTGCAGCGATTAAGGCAGGCGCAACCGTGCTCAATATTCCAGATACGGTCGGATATGCAACACCGGATGAATTTGCTCAGTTCCTTAGGGCTGTTATGGAACGTACGGAGGGTATTGAGAAGGTCAAGGTTAGTGTGCACTGCCATAATGACTTAGGGTTAGCGGTTGCTAATTCGCTAGTTGCTGTTCAAGCAGGGGTTCATCAGCTTGAAGGTGCTATCAATGGAATTGGTGAACGTGCAGGAAATGCAGCTGTCGAAGAGCTTGCAATGGCTTTAAAGACGCGACGTGATCAATATCAAGTTGAAACGACGATCAACAGTAAAGAAATTGCGCGCACCAGTCAAATGGTAAGTCGGTTGACAGGGATGATAGTTCAGCCGAATAAGGCAATTGTCGGAAAAAATGCCTTTGCACATGAGTCGGGGATCCATCAAGATGGCGTTTTAAAAGAACGCTCAACGTATGAGATTATGTCTCCGGATTCGATTGGTCTAGATATGGATACCATCGTTCTAGGCAAACATTCAGGACGACATGCTGTGCGGGAACGACTAACTGAATTGGGACTCGAAGTTGATGAGGCACGTATGGATGAAGTCTTTAAGGAATTTAAACTTTTAGCAGAACGGAAAAAAGAGGTGACATCTGCGGATTTGTTTTCCTTGGTTGACACACATGTACATGATGTTCCTGAAATCACCTTAGAATACTTGCAAGTTTCCAGCGGTACTCAAATTGTACCTACCTCAACTTTAGGATTGAATTATAAAGGTCAGCGCTTTGAGGATGCAGCTTGCGGAGATGGTCCTGTGGATGCGGCTTATAAAGCGATTGATAAAATCTTAGGAATAGATCATAAACTCCTTCGTTACGCTCTTCAAGCGATCGATGGAGGTGAAGATGCTCAAGGGGAAGTCACCATCAGCGTTCAGTTTAATGAACATACTGTTGGTGGACGCGGCGTAAGTACGGATATCATTGAATCCAGTATTAAAGCCTATATCCAAGCTGTTAATCGGGCGTCTGAACGAGGCTGGATTTCTATTAAGATCGGGGGTAATTGA
- a CDS encoding 3-isopropylmalate dehydratase small subunit yields MSKAWRFGDDVDTDVIIPARYLNQTSPEHLAAHCMEDADTHFAQAVKVGDVIVGGKNFGCGSSREHAPLAIKSAGVQVVIAESFARIFYRNSLNIGLPILECPEAVQGIQAGDDVSVNLSTGEIQNITRGASYQARPFPPFMQELIKAGGLIPYVKGRKNNA; encoded by the coding sequence ATGAGTAAGGCATGGAGATTTGGCGATGATGTGGATACAGATGTCATCATTCCAGCACGCTATCTGAATCAAACCTCACCTGAACATCTAGCCGCACACTGCATGGAAGATGCAGATACTCATTTTGCTCAGGCAGTTAAGGTTGGGGATGTTATAGTTGGTGGCAAAAACTTTGGATGTGGATCGTCTCGCGAGCATGCTCCTTTAGCCATTAAATCCGCAGGAGTTCAAGTAGTAATAGCAGAATCGTTCGCTCGGATTTTTTATCGGAATTCATTAAACATTGGGCTTCCTATTCTTGAATGTCCAGAAGCAGTACAGGGTATTCAAGCGGGAGATGATGTTTCTGTAAATCTATCAACGGGTGAAATTCAAAATATAACTCGGGGAGCGAGTTACCAAGCACGCCCTTTTCCACCATTTATGCAAGAGTTGATTAAAGCGGGTGGACTTATTCCTTATGTGAAAGGACGGAAGAACAATGCCTAA
- the proC gene encoding pyrroline-5-carboxylate reductase, giving the protein MQAIGFIGAGNMAEAIIRGLRAVGISSEIRVTNRSNQEKLQKMAEQYMIIPSTLEKIVKESEIILLAVKPKDMLGVLKDLQKDLKSSQLLITVAAGIPLKTYEMNLPGIPVVRVMPNTSSYVLKSMTGLVQGSVVHENHKRMAEEIFQAVGKTLWITEDKLNPLMSISGSGPAYIYLFTETLIQAGVSSGLSEVDAEMLAKETLFGASQMLQESGKSPARLREEVTSPKGTTLAALTVFWEKDLQDIVTSAAKACQDRAEEMEREYQG; this is encoded by the coding sequence ATGCAAGCAATAGGTTTTATAGGCGCGGGCAATATGGCGGAGGCCATTATTCGTGGCTTGCGCGCAGTAGGAATCTCTAGTGAAATACGTGTGACGAATCGTTCAAATCAAGAAAAACTACAGAAAATGGCAGAACAGTATATGATCATACCTTCCACTCTTGAGAAAATCGTCAAAGAATCAGAGATTATCCTGCTTGCTGTGAAGCCAAAAGATATGCTCGGGGTCTTAAAGGATCTGCAAAAGGACCTGAAATCCAGTCAACTCCTTATTACCGTTGCCGCTGGAATACCTTTAAAAACTTATGAAATGAATTTACCTGGAATTCCTGTGGTGCGCGTTATGCCAAATACTTCAAGCTACGTATTGAAGTCCATGACTGGCTTAGTTCAGGGAAGTGTAGTTCATGAAAATCACAAGCGAATGGCTGAAGAAATTTTTCAAGCGGTCGGAAAAACACTATGGATCACTGAAGATAAATTGAATCCTTTGATGTCAATCAGTGGAAGCGGACCTGCTTACATCTATCTCTTCACAGAAACCTTAATACAAGCAGGAGTAAGTTCGGGACTTTCTGAAGTGGATGCGGAGATGCTTGCAAAAGAAACTTTATTTGGAGCATCTCAAATGTTGCAAGAATCAGGAAAATCACCTGCTCGTTTACGCGAAGAAGTGACTTCGCCTAAGGGGACAACTTTAGCCGCTTTAACTGTTTTTTGGGAAAAAGATCTGCAAGACATTGTTACGAGTGCGGCTAAGGCTTGTCAAGATCGGGCAGAAGAAATGGAAAGGGAGTATCAGGGGTGA
- a CDS encoding rhodanese-like domain-containing protein, whose amino-acid sequence MKKRNLSILLSNLLIVGLLVTGCSQAKPAATTPTNTTAATAPAEDSSKAIKGSIETYFGNIGSTVKNSYKIPEKDLKAALDTTPDKYVVLDVRQAKDYAAGHIKGAINVPYGPDIAKNLDNIRAIAKDKTLVVTCYTGQTAGQTDSLLNAAGINAVSLNSGMGGSGTPGFETRGWLGQNYPTVTEATPMPTATAVATKSKAIDDAVQKYFAAIGSTVKDSYKIDLPAMKDALAKEADKYYIVDVRQAADFAKGHIKGAVNIPYGPEIAKNLDSIKDNGKGKTVVVYCYTGQTAGQIDSMLNLYGINAKSLNFGFGMDGFAKGWSADKSYEVVQ is encoded by the coding sequence ATGAAAAAAAGGAATTTATCTATTCTCTTATCAAACCTCCTAATTGTCGGCCTTCTCGTTACCGGATGCAGTCAAGCAAAGCCAGCTGCCACTACTCCAACAAATACAACAGCAGCAACTGCTCCTGCGGAAGACTCATCTAAAGCAATTAAAGGGTCAATTGAAACTTATTTTGGTAATATTGGATCCACTGTTAAAAATTCTTATAAAATTCCTGAGAAAGATCTCAAAGCTGCGCTTGATACAACCCCTGATAAATATGTAGTATTGGATGTTCGTCAAGCAAAAGATTATGCTGCTGGCCACATCAAGGGAGCTATAAACGTACCTTATGGCCCAGACATCGCGAAAAACCTTGATAACATCCGGGCTATTGCCAAAGATAAGACTTTAGTTGTTACTTGTTATACCGGCCAAACAGCTGGTCAAACAGATTCACTTCTCAATGCTGCCGGAATCAACGCCGTCTCTTTAAACTCAGGAATGGGTGGTAGCGGTACTCCAGGCTTTGAGACTAGAGGATGGTTAGGACAGAACTACCCGACTGTAACTGAAGCAACTCCAATGCCAACAGCTACAGCAGTTGCTACTAAGAGTAAAGCAATTGACGATGCAGTCCAAAAATATTTTGCTGCAATTGGTTCTACAGTAAAAGACTCCTATAAGATCGATCTTCCTGCTATGAAAGATGCCCTAGCTAAAGAAGCAGATAAATACTATATTGTTGATGTTCGCCAAGCAGCTGATTTCGCCAAAGGCCATATTAAAGGAGCTGTGAACATTCCTTACGGTCCAGAAATTGCGAAAAATCTTGATTCAATTAAAGACAATGGCAAAGGCAAAACTGTAGTTGTCTATTGCTATACCGGACAAACGGCTGGACAGATAGACTCCATGCTTAATCTCTATGGAATCAACGCCAAGAGTCTAAATTTCGGATTTGGTATGGATGGCTTTGCCAAAGGGTGGAGTGCTGACAAATCTTACGAGGTTGTCCAATAA